TAAATTGAGATTTTTCTGACCCACCCCTCCATCTTTCCCCAGTAACCTTTTTTCCAAACTGCTATTAGGTTGTAAAAAACTATGGTAAACAGCAAACACAGTCCGTACGATTCCCAAGAGGACAAGGGAAGAAATTTGGAAccctaaaaattatttatgttaaGGAGCATTCTACAAGCCCCAgatttcttttccttcctcGATGACCTCAGAAATCCAACAGAGTGCTAAAATATGATAAGTTTAATTCCATTTTCTAATTTCCAAAGGCTTGGGAGTGAAAACATAAgggtttaaattcaaatttgaaactataACCCATTTCATAAATTGATGGCAAGTCTTCCCTAGAGGACCTGTCCCAGAAATAAAACAATATGATCTCTATGCCAATGAGAAACACAATGGTACAAGTTTAGATGTCAATGACATTTTAGTGAGCTCCCAATCATTCCATGGTTTTCCTTGAAATATCCAGCCTCATTCTCTAAAGAATTCCTCACatgtacttatcaaaaagaattCCTCAAAtgcaaacttaacaaaaaaaaaaaaaaaaaaaaattaatcacacACGTGATGCCAAGATTAACCAATACCGTCAGTGTCTGATTTCTGGTTTTGTCTCTATTATTAATCATTTGCAGGTTAGTATTTCCTATCACTTACAAATTTTGATGGTCCAAAAGACGGATCACTTCTTGTTCAGTTTTTTCTCAATAGGCAAGAACATAGGAAACAAGCTAAGATAAGAAAGATGAAACAAATAAGAACCATAATTCATAACTTACATCTTCTTCACGTCCTTGAAGTCTgcgctttttttgtttttgcaactGTCTTCCTCGTTCACCTTCACCCAACAGCTGTAAGTCTACATCTGCATTAGCCATTCGTTCAGCTCTGGCTTCTGATCCGAGTCCCCTTTTCTTCAGAGACAACTTTTCTACCCTCGGTTGCTCATCATCAATGCTTTCAGCTTTAGACCTGGTGagattatttttcatattaacaAGTTCTCAAAGCTTTTTTCTTGACTGCCAATGAGCCTTGGCTCAATTAGAACTTCCTCCTCTCACAAGTTTCAGCGAGGGTAATATCGTGGGTTCAAATCCAATGGGTGTGTGTATAACTTaccatataaaataaatatataactaaCTTTATCTTGTCCACAGAGTCATAGAAAATCTAGGATAAGAACCAAGAGGAGAAATTTTTTGTCTTCCAATGATtcatttgacatgtgtattaatgCAGTTTGCTTTTGTTAATTGTGATTAGGAAGACAATAGTCAGCCTTGCAGATTACCTGCGTGCATAGAATGCAAGCAAGCATCATATGTAAATGTTCAATGTTGTACGTGCAGCATAGTATCCACAAGCCCCTATGTCAGCACCATGTGCCatgcaaagaaaagaagatataaagGAGTGAACAAATGGGATAGGCCTTGTCTAGGGATTATAATGATGAAAGAGAGTGAATCTTGTTGAAAAAAATTGGAGCAGCTTACTCCTACACATGATGTGTtatgcaaagaaaagaagacatATAAAGGTGTGAACAAACGGTATGAACAACAGCAACAAATGGTATAAGCCTTGTCTAATAATTATAATGCTGAAAGACGTGTGAGTTTTGTTGCTGAAAAAAAGGGAGTTGATGCCTACTCCAACAATCCACCTTGGCAATGGAACCTTGATGATCAATCAGAGGGCAAACTATCTTCAACCTCTATTACAAGTTAAAGGATAATTACTGCACTATATTACATATTCTCACTCCCACAGACTTTTTCATTACTCAGTCCCCCATTACTAGTTAAAAATTAATTACCACACTATGTTactctttataatttttttgataagtaaaatatttttattcaaaaggGAAGCGAGTTCAAATACAGTGTGCATTGAACCTCCCAAATTCCAAAGTCCCACCAACGGATTATGTGTCCTCAACACACGTCACACATCCTGAATTCCACATCAATATGATCTCATTTCTTATCCATCAGTGAGTTTGGCAACATATTGATCAAATGAAAAGTTATCAAGTGGTGTAATATTGTCAAAGAGTTATACCAGGTTTATATTGCAACTAACACCCCAACACACacatttacacatatatatatacacacgcgcGCAAATATTTTACCTTGACATAGATATTTCTTGGTTCTTTGGGCTAGAATTCCCTGCATATgccaattaaaaaagaaaaaattaaacttgcatcaataattttttttttttatatatgtaagaaaaattttattaacaaaaaagaactacatcatacaataagaatgaagcagccaaaaaaaatatgtacaaaaagagaaacaaaaacaaaaagaattatttaCAATACAACAAGAAACAGAATCTAAAAACGACAGAATGGAATCCCTAGAAGTGAATCCCCAAGCACGAGACTAGGCAAACAAAGTCCCTACAAACAGTGCTAACAGCTGGTCCCCTGTCTGCTCCAAATCCTCAAATGTCCAACTATTATGATCCCTCCATACGATAATTAAAgcatttaaaataaacaaaataatttataaaaggaagaaggatgTAAATGACAAAGGCAATAGATTTCAAAGCTATTTAATTTAACTAAGAAGATAACAATACACTATTTTCACGGTTTTGATGTTGACAAATAAACCCCCTTTTACTAAGAATAGGTTGCTACTCAATATTAGTTGTTTGAAACTCccataatcaattttttaactgtgtattttattttgtaaatggCTTTAACCTGCAATATGCAAAGTTAGTGAAGAGATAACAGACTGTGAATTAAGatattctcttcttcttttattattgttttttccaATTTCCTTGATCATTTCAACTTTAGACTGTAATCTCCTGTTGGACATTTTCTACATCTACTACGTACTCGGGGCTCTCCTTTATccttttcaacaaatttatcacttatcaagaacaaaaataaggagcaaataaaaaacaaaacattcgTCAACATAGATCTTCAATTTATAAATGTCAGTGGCAGGAGCCTCAAAAAACACTTCAGACAATAAATTAATGGCAGGTACTCAGTAATAATTTTATCTACTAGTATAAAAGAGCTTGCCACAATGCCATGCCAATGTATTTTACTTAGTTTGCATGTCTGTGTTATTTTGCAACAACAGCAGTATtctttcattataaaaaaaaaataaaaaaataaaaaacagataCTACTGTTGAAAATAGAGAGATGTTTGGTTTTAATAACAATGCAACAAGTAACTCAGCCATTttcctatttttgttttatacatATATTGCTAGGCATTAAGTTAGCTTTCTGGTGGAAGGTTTTCCCTGCTATTATTTCAGTTTCACCATTGCACAGACATtctttaatatctttttaaaagGGTATGTGGATTGATGCCTATGATAATGGCACCACAAATTCAAGGATTACTGTCCTATAAACTTCTatgttgaaaaaagaaagaaagaaaaaagacttttaTATTAAACATCCACAGGTTTGAGAATTTACTAACTGAATTATGCTAAGATGATTAGGGTACCATCATGCAATTTTCGCTTGGCGGGGTTATCGTCCAACTCCTTTCGTCTTCTGAGTATTTGCTGACGCATTCGTGCATCAAAGTTGGCCTCATCGTCATCACTATAATCAAGAAGATTATAAAATCCAGCTTTTGAATCTTTCTGTGACTCTTCTTTCTTTGAGCTTAGAGCTTCTCTTACAGATAACTGCAtatccctctttttttttacatcagATGGGTCCTGCATTCGAAAAGTGCTTTAGAGATATGCCATGTTGATCATCAATTGCTCGATGTATGGTAAAAACATGTCATGCATATAACTAATGCTAGCAAGTGGTTGCAGCTGATGTTTTTGCTGTTTTTTGAGGAATTCCATAAGTACTGTAAATTAGAAAGATCTCTTAATGCTCCTTTTATAGTGTTAATCCCTAAAAAGACTAATCCTATCAATATAAGGGACTTTAGACCCATTAGCTTGATTGGAAGTGTCTATAAAATTTTGGCAAAGGTGTTGGCCAATAGATTGAAAAGGATCTTGGATAAACTTATCTCTGAACCTCAAAATGCATTTGTTGGTGAGAAGCAGATTTTGGATTCAGCGTTGATTGCTAATGAGTGTGTGGATAGCAAGATAAAAAGTCACATCCCTAGTATAATTTGTAAGCTGGATATATAAAAAAGCTTATGATCACGTTAATTAGAAGTTTTCTGTATTTATAGGAGAGGATGGGGTTTGGAGAAAAATGGAGAGGATGGATTCGTATTTGAATTACCACAATACAATTTTCTGTTTTGGTTAATGGTTCTccttgtggtttttttttggcACTTCTAGGGGATTGCCTCAAGGCAATCCATTATCTCCTTTGCCATTTACTTTAGTCATGGAGGTTCTTAGTAGAATGCCGAGGAGGATTGAGGAGGAAGGGCTTATTACAGGCTTTGAGGTAGGGAATGCTGAAGGTGGTGGATTATTCATTTCCCATTTACTTGGGTGTCACCCTGTGTACTTGGGTATCTCttttttaatatcaataaatctttattacttatccaaaaaaaaaaaaaatcccatttaCTTTTTGCGGATGATACTAATACTCTTTTGTGATGCTAAAACTGAACAGATTCTATATATTCAAATGCTACTGACTTGTTTTGAGGCAGTGACTAGGTTAAGAGTTAATTTGGGGAAAAGTGAGATTGTGCCGGTATGTGAGGTGGAGAATGTGAATCAAGTGGCTGATATTTTATATTGCAGGGTTGATTCTTTACCCATGACTTTCCTTGGCATGCCTTGGGGGCTTCATTCAAATCAACGgcaatttggaatcctattttggggTGTCTAGCAGGTTGGAAGagattataattatttttgataggTGGAAGAGATTATAATTATCAAAAGGAGGTAGATTAACACTTTTGAAGTGCACTCTTTTGAGCTTGCGCACTTGTTATCTATCTTTGTTCACCATTCCTACTAGCATGGTGAAGAGAATAGAGAGGATACAGAGGAATTTTCTATGGAGTGGTTTAGGAGAGGAGTTCAAACATCATTTGGTTGGATGGGATAAGGTGTGCTCTCCCTTGGCTGGTGGAGGGTTGGGGATTCGGAAACTTACTGCTTTCAATCAATCTTTGTAAGGTAAGTGGTTATGGCAGTTTCAGTTGGAGGGGGATCGATTATGGAGACATGATTATTGTGAAGTATGGGGAGGAGTGGGGTGGGTGGTATTCAAAACCTGTTTGAGGTTCTCATGGTTGTGGGTTATGGAAAAGTATCAGTGTTAGACTTAtaattaagtgattaaattcaccatttcctaacagcttaagcttttggaacaattggtaatttaacttGATATCAGATTAGGAGATTTTGAGTTCGATCCTTGGTTTTACTCTACCTcctatttaaaatgttaaatttccaCTTGTTGGGCCCCCACTTATTAAGGAGAATTTTAGGCCCACAAGTGAAGGAGAGTGTTAgacttatggttaagtgattaaattcaccatttcttaacaacttaagcttttggaacaatcggtaatttaaaaATCAGAATGCAAGGAGACTGATTTTTACAGTACATTCAGTTTGTGGTGGGCTCTATCACTCTGGTAGTCGAACCTAATTCTCGCACAACTGTTGGTGTAGGAATCAACATTTGAAGATGAGATTTCTGATGCTATTTCAAACTGTATTGGATAAGGATGCTTCTTTGGAATCTTTGTAGGAGAGACAGcaggttgggggggggggggggagttggGGTGTGGGATTCATGAGAAATTTTAAAGATTGGGAGATTGATAGGGTAGCTTCATTCCTCCATTTACTAGAATCTTATATTCCCACTAGGGAGGGGGAAGATCGGATGAGAGGGAAACTAAGGAGCAATGGGTAATTTTATGTGAGATCTTTCTTTGAGACCTTACGGGGTTCATCTTCTATGTCTTTTCCTTGGAAAGCCTTATGGAGGGTTAAGGCTCCTTGTAGAGTTTCCTTTTTTTGTGTGGACAGCGGCTTTGGGGAAAATTCTTACTTGTGATAACCTTGTGAAGAGGGGTTACACAATGGTGAGCTGGTGTTGCATTTGTCAATGCAATGGGGAGACTATGGACTACCTTTTGACACATTGCAATGTGGCTTATGTTGTTATGTTTTTTGGATGTTTGGGATTTAGTGGGTATTACCGGAGAAGGTTCATGATTTATTATGTGGATGGCAGATTGGGGACTCTAATCGTTTGTCAGCTATTTGGAAGCTTGTACCCTTATGCGTACTATGGTTATTTGGTGGGAAAGAAATCAACGCACTATTGAACATGTGGAGTGCACGGCAACTCAATTACTAGCATCTTTCATTAATTCTCTTTATGGGTGGTCTTTTGCTTCGGGTCTCACAGATGGTACTTTGGTTCAAAATTTCATAGAGTCAACTCatatgtaaatatttttcaattgtaAATATTTAGACTActtcatgttttatttttatgaagtaGTCTCTTCTCAATATAATtattcttacctatcaaaaacaaaaaaagcataTAAAGCAAAAGTAGAGATACAGGATTCAATATATCCATATAAAATAAGCCTAAGCAGGCATCAATGCAATCAATTTGAATAGATACATGATGgctatagagagagagagagatgagatgaaaatttcaaataactGAAACTAATAAATGAGAACTCCAAAGCAAGTTAGTTAGATTGAACCAAGCTTGCATTAAGGTAAGCTCAGATTCAATCCAGCCCCCATCAAATGGCCATGTGTCGCAACACATTTTATATGATCATATCATCATAATATGGCATAACTCATAAGTATAGCTGACCCTAATTTAACTGAGATTATGACTTAGTTGAGTTGAATAAAACAACATATAAGAACTAAAACAGATGGCAGATTGTTACCAATTCACTACTTGGAACATCTTCCTTTAAAAGACGAGGATCATCCAATACATCGTGACTGCTTTTGATCTTTCGCTTTACTGCTGCCAATTCTTTCTCCTCTTCTTCAGCTTCTTCTCCAAACGAAAGCAAGTTGAGCTTTCTGCGTTACGTAAATATAAAGCATGCATAGCTTAGGCAATAAACATAATAACCAATTCACAACTAGCATGTTGCCATTTCTGTTACATCCACAGAAAATACTATTACACGAGGTAGGAGAAAAAACTCACTTCACAGCTTTCTTCTTGGTATCTTTCTTGTCAGAATCAGCTGCGGATTCAACCAAAGGCTTTGACAATGCTCTTGGAACAATGTCATCAAAAGGGTTCCATAACacctaaaacaatgaatttaagaaaaacactAGCTGATCACTTCCTtcccaaataataattttatcaaaGAAGTCAAGGGGGCAacatatttttcacaattgctGACATGGCCCGTTGTGATTGGTGCATAATAAAAGAAGTGTTCGAAAGTGGCGTTACTCCAATCACAAACTTTGCGACCTTAGCACTGCTCTTGAATGTGAAAGTGATGTTAAAGCAATGACAAGTAGTGAAACTAGTTGAATTATTCCATTAACATTTAAcagtatgtatgtatgtttgcTTGATTCTACTGACCTCAACGGATAAAATCTTGGGTGGTTCCAAGGGCCTGTCATCCTTATCAGTTTCAATTTCAGATAATCTAGTCAGATTATATATCGAATCCCCCGTGACCTGAAACAAACAagttgaattcaaattttgctaaaaaataaaattcaaaattcaaaaaagagaagagaagagaaaaataccTTGCCAAAAATGGTGTTCTTCTTGTCAAGCCAATCACAGCGGTCCAAGGAGATAAAGAACTGACTGCCATTAGAATTAGGCGAGCCAGCATTGGCACACGCAACCAACCCTCTGTGCTTGAATCTCAACCGCGAATGAAACTCATCACCAAAAGGACCGCCGTATATACTTTCGCCACCTGAGAAATTAAAAGCCAAATCATCTTGATTGTGAATAAGAAACCCTAAAATTTTGAGTAAGAGTAAGAAGAGAGTTACCGGTGCCGGTGCCGGTGGGATCGCCGGCCTGGACGAGAAAAGCCTTGATGATGCGGTGGAAGATGGTGTGGTTATAGTAGCCTTCGAGGCAGAGCTGGACGAAGTTGCGAACAGCTTTTGGAGCCTCTTTAGGCCACAGCTCTATGTCCAGAGGGCCGTGGCTGGTGTTCAACACCACCTTCCCCTTCGTCGGTGGCTCTAGCACATAAATCGTCGACATTTGATTTATTTCCCACTCCTCGCTCGCTTTTTATTCTATAAAACTCAACTCAATTCTTTCTTTGCTCACTGCACTGCAATTCTCACAACAAATACACTTCCAATTTCAACAATGGATGAgatgaccctttttttttttttttttttttatttattattgggcgtcttgcttcttctttatttttggttgctaaattacaaattacactaTTTAATTTTgcctaaaattcaattaagtcaTTTAATTGGATattctaactttcaattttgatCCATTcaacttcaaatattaattgaGACGTTAATAATTcttaaacaaatattaaaattttaagtttttgtaatataaaattatgtataaataagatgtttattgatcaaatagtaattAACATCcgatttgaataaaatttgatagGTATATTAAGCATATAAGGAACATAAAACtcaacagttaaattttcaaaattcacacgaGAGATGTATGAAAACTTTggagagtttcaattttttttttggcaaaataaCATCATTTTGCTAATAGTTTTGTTAGTTAACAAcgttttcaaaatattttggaaaCTACCATCTAGAGTTTGTTAGACTTGAGTTTATTATAGCAACTCGAGTCCTAAAGACTCAAATTTTATGTGTTGGCAATGCTGAGGTGGAAAGATTATCCATGTAGAACtcaagtctttaagactcgagttctattAGAACAAGAGAGGAAGAGCAAATAAAAACCCAGCAACATGTACACTTTTTCTTCGCTCATTGATTGAGAAATAAACATCTTCAAATATTTAAGCTCAACGA
This genomic stretch from Castanea sativa cultivar Marrone di Chiusa Pesio chromosome 1, ASM4071231v1 harbors:
- the LOC142622794 gene encoding peptidyl-prolyl cis-trans isomerase CYP57, producing MSTIYVLEPPTKGKVVLNTSHGPLDIELWPKEAPKAVRNFVQLCLEGYYNHTIFHRIIKAFLVQAGDPTGTGTGGESIYGGPFGDEFHSRLRFKHRGLVACANAGSPNSNGSQFFISLDRCDWLDKKNTIFGKVTGDSIYNLTRLSEIETDKDDRPLEPPKILSVEVLWNPFDDIVPRALSKPLVESAADSDKKDTKKKAVKKLNLLSFGEEAEEEEKELAAVKRKIKSSHDVLDDPRLLKEDVPSSELDPSDVKKKRDMQLSVREALSSKKEESQKDSKAGFYNLLDYSDDDEANFDARMRQQILRRRKELDDNPAKRKLHDGNSSPKNQEISMSRSKAESIDDEQPRVEKLSLKKRGLGSEARAERMANADVDLQLLGEGERGRQLQKQKKRRLQGREEDVLAKLENFKAAFSGKPLASSSESGGGNREDLSDWKSIKLEFAPESGKDHMSRNDDPNDYVVHDPLLEKGKEKFNRMQAKQKRREREWAGRPLT